Within the Rhodopirellula bahusiensis genome, the region CCGTCGTCCCGCCGCAAACGAATCATGGGAAGGCGTCGATCGCGAATTGTTTGATCACTTGCGATCCCTTCGCAGTGAGATGGCGTCGGAACGAGGTGTTCCAGCCTACGTGATCTTCGGCGACGCCGTCCTTCGCGAATTGGCTCGTGTTCGTCCAACTTCGATAGACAAACTCACCAACATTCGAGGGATTGGCGACCGCAAACGCGAAGAGTTCGGACAACTGTTCTTGGATTCGATCGATCAGTACTGCGAAAACAATCCGCTTGCCAGAGATCAATCCGCCAACGCGTCCCTACCGACGGCCAGCAAACCGCGGGCAAGCACGACTCCCAACGCCGCCATGGTCCAAGCCTCCCAACTTTTTCGCGAGGGGCACGATGTTGCCGAAGTGGCGAAGAAGATGGACCGCGCTGAATCGACCGTGAGCAAATACCTCAGCGACTACATTCAATCAGAGAAGATCACCGATCCAACCCAGTGGGTGCCCGCCGACGAAGTCGAAGCAATTCGGGCGGCATTGATGGCCGCCGAAGACGAACGCCTGCGTCCGGTGTTCGAAGCCCTCGACGAAAAAGTGTCCTACGAAAAGATCCGCATCGTGGCCACTTGCATGAAAAACGAGATGGCGATCGAAGACACGGACGACTGAAGGCGAGATGAATCACCAACCATCTATGTCTTGCCCCACCGCGTCCTCAGCGCGTCGATCAACACAGCAACCACGATCACCACACCGGTGATGATTTGTTTGCTGGCGTCGGACACACCAACCTGAGCCAAACCGGTCTGCAAGACCTGAATGATCAACACACCGATGAAGGATCGCACCACGTTCCCGCGGCCGCCCATCAAACTGGTCCCTCCGATCACGCAGGCCGCAATCGCCGCCAATTCAATCCCGATCGCCGCATTCGGGTCCGCGGTCGACAACCGGGAAGTTTGAGCCAACCCCGCCAAGCCGCACATCATGCCGCTGATCGCGAAAATCGCGATGCACAACGGTGCCGATCGAATCCCTGACATCCGAACCGCTTCAGAATTGGTACCGATCGCGATGCAGTACCGCCCCCAAACCGTGCGAGTCAAAAAAAGCTGCCCCAGAATGACAGTTCCGATCGCGGTCATGAACGCCGGCGAAACAAACGCTCCGGGCAATGGTTGGCCAAACCATTCAATCCGACTGCCTATGTAAATCGATTGCGAGTCCGTCACCACCTTGGTTGCTCCGCGAGCAATCTCGAGCATTCCAAGCGTGACGATGAACGATGGAATGCCAAAGCCAATCGAAATCGCTCCGTTCAATCCTCCGCCGATCGATGCAACCAACACTGCAACCGGAAGAGCCGCCCAGATCGACCAATCGTAATTGGCCATCAAGACACCCAGCACCGCCGATGAAACCGCCAACAGCGACCCGACCGACAAGTCAATTCCACCGATAATCAGCACCAAAGTCATCCCGACGACCAAGAACGTCAGGTCGGGCACCTGATTCGCGATCGAAACCAGGGTCGACATTTGAAAGAAGTTGTTGCTGAGCATCGAAAAAACCGCGACCAGCACCAACAACACTGCCACCAATCCCACATGCGGTGCAATCTGCTTGAGGAAGTCTTTCAGGCGACTCATGGTGCCACCTCCTGATTCTTCCATTGATCGTCTGATGCTCCAGCGGGCGACTTCGACTCCTGTCCCGCAAACGACGCTTCCAAGATCGAATCCTCGCTGAAGTTCTCTCGCTCGAACGTCGTCACCATTTTGCCGGCGGACATGACAGCGATCGCATCGCACGTTTCAAACAACTCTTCCAAATCACTGCTCACAATCACGATCGTCTTGCCTTGTTTGGCCAATTCCTCAAACAGTTCGTACAGTTTTCCGCGAGCGGCCACATCGATCCCGCGTGACGGTTCATCGAAGAGGTAGACCTCGGCACCGCGAGTCAGCCATTTGGCCACCGCGACCTTTTGTTGGTTGCCGCCGCTGAGTGTGCTGACAAGTTGTTCCAACGATTGGCATCGAGTTTCCAACGACGCGTGGATCGCACTGGCTGATTCAGCCTCCGCTGTTTGCCGAATCCATCCCTTGGCGGAAAATTTGGTGGCAAGCGCGGCCAGCGAGGTGTTGGCTCGGATCGGCTGAGTCAGCAGCAACCCGTTCTGCTTCCGATCTTCGGTCACCATCGCGAAACCAGCTTCGACGGCCTGACTGGGATGGGTGAAGCGAACTGCCTCGCCACCGGACAGCGACACGTGCCCCGAATCAGCCACGTCGGCACCAAAAATTGCTCGCAGCATTTCCGTTCTTCCGGAACCCACCAATCCAGCGATTCCCAAACGTTCTCCTCGACGAACATCGAACGAAACGTTGTTGACCATCCCACATGAGATTCCCTGAACCGACAATCCCACCTCTTCTCGACGATGACTGACAAAGCTGGCCGCTGGCTGTCTGGAATCGTCGTCCGCTTCTTCCTCGGAACTCATCCAAGCAACCATCTTTTCACGATTGATGTTTGCGATGGGTTCTGTGGTAACGAGCCGACCGTCGCGCAGCACGCTGACTTCATCGGACAACTGCTGAACTTCTTCGAGTCGGTGCGAGATGTAGATAATCGCGACGCCTTGTTCACGCATGCGGGTGAGATGCGAAAACAACTCTTCGGATTCACTTCCGGAAAGGGCCGCAGTTGGCTCATCTAAAATCAACACGCGAGCGTCACGGGCCAGCGCCGCCGCAATTTCGACCATCTGTTGTTTGCCAACACCCAAACTGCCAACGATCGTGTGCGTGTCGACATCGGGCAAACCAAACCGATCCAATATTTCGCGTGCGGAACGATGCAGCTCGCTCATTCGCAAAACGCCCCACCGATTGGGAAGAGACGCCAGCCGAAGGTTCTCGGCGACCGACAGCGTTTCGATCAAATTTAATTCTTGTTGAACAATTTGAACTCCACAGGCCTCCGCATCCTGTTTGCTGACAGGCTGATAGTCGCCGCCGCCCAGAGACATTTGCCCTGCTGATGCCGAGACCAAACCGCTGATGATCTTGCACAACGTGCTCTTCCCAGCACCATTGGCGCCGAGCAACGCGTGCAGATGCCCGGCATGAAAGTCGATCGAGACGTCATCGAGCACCGTGACCTTGCCGTAGCGTTTCGTCAGCCCGTGAACAGAAAGAGCGACCGTCATTCTTTGACCAGGGTCTCGGATGTGATCAGATCCACGGGCGTTTCAACATCTTCGATCGATGAATCCGATTCTGAGTTTTCGCTGCCAAGTTGCTTCAGCGCCGCTTCGATTCCGAACACAGCCAACTGATCGCCATGTTGATCGGCGGTGGCCAGGACCTTGCCGTCTTGGATAGCCTGTTGGATCGCGCTAATGTTGTCGAATCCGACGATCTGAACTTCGCCGGCACGTCCCGCGCTTTTGACCGCGGCGATCGCACCAAGGGCCATCGAATCATTGGCAGCCAAGATCGCTGAAATTTCAGGGTGCTCACTCAGCATCGACGATGCGACGGTGTTGGCTCGAGACATTTCCCAGTCCGCAGATTGGCTGCTCACAATTTCCATGCCGGCATCTTTCATCGCGGCCTCGAACCCCTTCAAACGCTGTTGAGCGTTGAACGACGTACGGATACCTTCCAAAATCGCAACCTTCTCTCCTTTACGATTGGCGGCCAGATAATTTCCCACCGTTTTTGCTCCCGCCATGTTGTCCGGCCCGACAAATGGAACCGAGATGTTCTCTTGCTGGAGAACTTCCGCGTCCAAACGATTGTCGATGTTAACGACTGTGACTCCCGCTTCGATCGCTCGCCGTAGCGCAGGCACCAAGACCTTTGAATCAGCCGGCGCGATCACGATCGCGTCGACTCCACTGGCGACCATTTCTTCGACCAATGCGACTTGCCGGCTGACATCGCGTTCGTCCTTGATGCCGTTGACGACCAAGTCGTACTGATCGGCGTTCTCGGCCTGATGCGATTCAGCTCCCTTGGCCATTGTTGAGAAGAACTCGTTGGCCAACGACTTCATGATCAAAGCAACGCGAGGTTTGGTGTTCCCATCGTCCTTTGATTGCGACGTCGAACTGGATGACGTGCAGCCGGATACCAAAAGTGACAAGAGTGCAGTGAAACAGCCAACGCGTTTGGCGGTTGCAAAATTAGTTGCAGTGAACATTCGTTTGATGCGGGGAGGTGGGGAAGGAAGCATCAGGAAGGTGAGCGGCGTGATGCAGCAGCACCACACAGCGACGACAGCATAACCAGTCTATCGATTGAGGTGGCATGAGGCACCAAACCGTTTCGAGGGCGTGGATTCGGCAGTGGGTGCTCAGCGATACATGTCGAGCAGTGGGGTTGCTCAGTTGGCGACGGACTACGAAATTGATGGCTCATCGAATCGCTTTGCGAATCCCTGGCTGAAAAATCTCAGCTCGGATTCGTTTCTTCGCACCTCGCACCCGATCGGCCCGATCATGTTTACTCTGGATGTCCTGTCACGAATCATCCACGTCGGCACAGCGATCACCTTGGTCGGTGGATCAGCGTTCATGCTGATCGTGTTGTTGCCGTCTGCCAAATTGATTTCCGACGAGGCCCATCAAACCCTGGCCCAAGCCGTGACCGGTCGCTGGAAGCGTTTCATTCACGGCGGCATCCTGCTGTTCTTGCTCAGTGGTTTCTACAACTACATGCGAGCGATCCCGAACCACAAAGGCGACGGTCTGTACCACGGCTTGCTGGGCGTCAAAATGCTGCTCGCCTTCACCATTTTCTTCCTCGCCTCGGCTTTGGTCGGTCGCAGTGCGGCCTTCGAGGGAATCCGTCAGAACCGAGCAAAATGGCTGAAAGTCATTGTCTTGTTCGCCGCCATCATCGTTGGAATCTCCGGTTTTGTGAAAGTTCGCGGGCCATCGATCAACACGGTCGACGCGAATGCAGTCGCACCGATCGATTCTTCTGACACGCCGGAACCACAACCGGCGACCGCCGAGTGAATCGCCTGCGTGAGTGGCGAGACGAATTTTTTCGGCCGGGCGAGATCCAGCTTCTCGTTTGGTCCACCGCATGGTTCTTTTGCCTGCTGGGCGGCTACTACCAACTCCGTCCACTTCGCGAAGCGGAAGCGTTCTCTCGCGGGAGTGATGAGATCCCGTGGCTGTTCCTCGCCAGTTTCATTGCAATGTTGGTCGCGTCGCCGATCTACGCCTCCGTCGCCAATCTTGGTCGCGGCATGCGACTGGTCAGCCGCGTGTATCGGTTCTTTGAACTGAACCTGCTGGTGTTCTTCATCGCGATGCAAGCCAGCGATCCCAACATCGCCGCTTGGGTCGGACGCGTCTACTTCGTGTGGCTGAGCGTCTTCAATCTGTTTGTCGTGTCGTTGATGTGGAGCGTTTTCACAGACGCCTACCGCAGCGACCAAGCCAAACGATTGTTCGGTTTCATCTCAGCTGGCGGGACGATCGGTGGCATCGCGGGATCCGCCTTTGCATCCTGGCTGTCGCAACAAGCCGATGTTTCCTACGTCTTGATCGCGGGCATTGTCGCTTTGGAATTGTGCCAGCAATGCGGCCGAATTTTCGCGAGTGCACTGAGGAAACAAAATCAGGCGAACGATGAATCGGATAATCCGATCGAAGAAACACCCGCACTGGGCACGACCGCAGATCTGCCTCCAACCGACGACTTAGCCTCGACCGATGATGCTGACCCGCCGAAGGAAAAGCACTCGATGTGGGTTGGGATCCGTGCGGTTTGGAATTCGCCGTACCTCCTAGGACTCTGCTTGTTCATGCTGGCACTGCAAGCTTGCGCGACAACCGTCTACTGCGAACAAGCCGACTTCATTCGCGAAGCTAATTTGAACAAGGCCGATCGATTCGCTTTGATGTCCAAGATCAACCTTTGGGTACTGAGCCTCACGCTGGCCGTTCAACTGCTCGGGACCGCTGCATTGCTGCGTCGTCTTGGGATGGCAATCGTCCTGGGCGTGTTTCCGTTGATCTACGTCGTCGGATTCGCCGGGCTGGCGTTTTGGCCCAGCCTGAACTGGATCGTGGGGTTGGTGGTCGTCCACCGCGCAGCAAGTTACTCGGTGTTCGCACCCGGGATTCAGGTTTTGTACACGGTCGTGGATCGCCGAACGCTGTATCAAGCCAAGGGCTTTCTGGACACGGCGGTGGTCCGAGGTGGCGACGTGATGTCGGCTCAACTGTTCGGTTTGCTCCGATTCAGCGGATTGAGTTTGACCGCGATCGCCGCAGGTTTTCTGCCCCTCGCGGTCCTGACTGGGCTGCTGGGGATGCGAATCGGCCGAAAACAGGCACAAATGCAGCAACGCGGGCGACCGGCCGGCCATGATTGACCCGCTCCGTGGCCATTCGTAGACTTGACGGGTTTCCGCCCAGCAATCTTCGACGAAATTCGCCCACGCCGGCCAGCAATCGCTCGCCGGCATCTTTTTTTCGTCGATCATTCTCGTCAATCAATTCTCTCGTCACCCATTAACCGTCCAACAGGGACACACGCCGCTCATGGACCAAGCGATTGCGAAAGCCGACGCACTCATCGAAGCGATGGGTTGGATCCGCCGATTTCGAGGCAAAACGACCGTCATCAAACTCGGCGGCAGTTTGCTCGAAGACCGGGAAGCACTCCAGCACTTGCTGCTGGATGTGATCTTCATGGAAACAGTCGGCCTGCGTCCGGTCGTGGTGCACGGCGGAGGCAAAGCGATCACCGAGGCGATGGCCAAAGCGGGCATCGAAGCTCACTTCATTCGTGGCCGCCGTGTCACAGATGAGAAGTCGCTAGAAGTTGTCGAGCAAGTTCTCGCAGGAGAACTGAACGTCGAATTGACCGAGATGATGGAACGCTTTGGCGGCCGTGCTGTCAATTTGTCGCCCCGAACGACTTGCGTGCTGAAGGGCAAGAAGCTGATCGATCCCGAAGGCGATGACCTCGGCTTCGTCGGTGAAGTGACCGAAGTCGACCGCGACGTGATCGAAAGTTTGGCTTACACCGACCAAGTCGCCGTGATCCCTTCGTTGTGCACCGACGACAAAGGTCAACTCTACAACGTCAATGCGGACACCGCCGCGATGGCGGTCGCTCAGTCGTTGGGAGCTGATAAACTCGTGTTTCTGTCGGATGTCAACGGCGTGCGTCGCGATCCGGAAGATCCCCAAACAATCATTCCGGCTTTGTCCGCCGACGAAGCTCGCCAGTTGATCGCCGATGGCGTGATCAAGTCCGGCATGATTCCGAAGGTCGAAGCTTGCTTGGAAACGCTGGGTCGCGGCGTCCAGAAAGTTCACATCATCGACGGACGTTTGCGACATTCGTTGCTGCTCGAGATTTTCACGACCGACGGTGTGGGCACGGAGATCCATCCGTGAACGCGTCCGGCAGCGGCGACGGCCCGCTCGGTGACAACTGGATCAATGCGATCGCGGGACGTCTTTCGCCAACCGGTGCGAATTCGTTCCGAGACGCATTGCACCAATTCGCCGATCAACCGAAATGGCACGGCGACGCTGCGTTGCGGACAACGGTCGTTGCGCAACTGCGAACGCTGACCAACGCGGACGCGTCGACGATAGCGGACTGCGTTCCCACATCGACGCGTGACCAAGCACTGGAACATGCACTTGTCGCGGCACGTCGGCATTATCAATCACAAAATGCAGCGGACGAATCGGCGGGTGACGCTGCTTTGCCGCCGAAGTGTCTTTGCCTCGTTGGCAGCGATCACGGACGCGGAATCGTCGCGAGAATGGCGAGCGGCAAACCATCGTTGCGAGGCAATGAGTGGCCGCTGCTGCCCGGCTTTGTTCACGCTCCTGCCGATCGCTTCGTCGAGCGAATTGATTCATCCACCGCGATTGCTTTGGTGTCGCCGGTCGACTTCAGTGGTGTAGGCCAACCGTTGACCGCGGAATGGTGGGCCGCCTGCCGAGAACGTTGTGACGAAACTGGCACACGGTTGATCGTCGATCACAGTGACTTTCCCGCGGCAGGCAATGGCTACTTTTTCGCACATGAAATGGTCGCTGGAATCTCGGCCGACGCTGTCATCCTATCCGCTGGACTGAGCGGCGATCTCCCGGGCGGTCTATTGGTGCTATCGGAATCACTGGCCTCTCATTTGGATGATACAACTCAGTCCAGTGACTTGGTCGGACACCTGATTTCCTCCGCCCTGTCGACGCTGATCGAAACTGACGCTCTAGCAATAGAAGCAGACGCGTTCGCGATCGCCCTGGCGGAACGTATTGCCACCCGAGGATGCGTTCGCGACCTGCATGCTTGCGGCCACACTGTGATCCTGGAGTTGGACGTCGAGTCACAGGCTTGGAGCCAACAAGCCAAAACGGAACAACTCGTTGCACATCAGTGCAGCGAACATTCCGTGCTCTTTCAGCCTCCTTTGCTGATAACAGACGAACAACGATCGATCTTGATTGACCGAATCGATGCGGTCCTGGCGGGGTTGGAAGGTAATCAGGAATTAGCGCAGCCTGCGTCCGACTCGGCAACCAACGCGGATGAGGCAGAAGTTCCCAGCGACATCGCGTCCGAGAACGATGCCGATGACGCATATGACCCCGATGACGAACATGCCCCCGATGAAACAGACGAAGAATCCGACGTCGACGAACCAGAAGCGGAAGATGCATTCGAAGAGGACGAACTCGACGAATCAGCCGATGACGACTTAGAAGATGAAGACGAGATTGACGACGAGGATGAAGGCGGCGGCGAGGACGACGAAGACCAAACCGAACAAGATGAAACTGAACTGGAAATCAACGAACTGGACGAGTTCGAATCCAACGAGGAAACGGAGAAACTTTGATGCGACACTTGCTCACGCTCTTTGATCTGACCCCGCACGAGTTGCATCAGATTCTGGCAACCGCACAAACACTCAAAGCCAAATTGAAACAGGGCGAACGGCCCGCAATCTTGGAACGCTACACGCTGGCGTTGTTGTTTGAAAAACCAAGTTTGCGAACCCGAGTCAGCTTTGAAACAGGCATGAACCACCTCGGTGGCAGCAGCCTTTTCTTGGGTGACGATGTCGGCTGGGGAAAACGCGAATCACCGTCGGACTTCACACGTGTGCTCGGTCAATTCGTCGATGCGGTAGCGTGTCGTGCGAAATCGCATCAGCGTGTTGAACAACTCGCGGAATACAATGCCGTTCCGATCATCAACAGCCTCACCGATCTTTGCCACCCCTGCCAAGCGATCGCGGATGTGCTGACGCTGCTGGAAAACTTTGGCGAAGTCAAAGGTCGCCATATGGTCTTCGTCGGTGATGGCAACAACGTTTCACGTTCACTCGCACTCGCTTGTGCGATGCTGGATATCCAGTTCACGCTTGCTCGCCCGGACGGCTACGAACTCGACCAACCATGGCTCGATCGTATCACCGAGAAATTTCCCAACGCGAAAATGAATCAAACGGCCGATCCGATCGCCGCGGTCCAAACTGCTGATGCGATCTACACCGACGTGTGGACCAGCATGGGACAGGAAGCGGAGTCGATCGCTCGACGCGCCGCTTTCAAAGATTTCCAAGTCAATGAACAGTTGCTCGAAGCGGCCCCGAAGACCGCTCGCGTACTGCATTGCTTGCCCGCCGTGCGAGGCGAGGAGATCACCGACGCTGTCATGGATGGTCCACAGAGCGACGTGATCGAGCAGGCAGGCAATCGAATGCACGCCCAAAAAGCTCTGATGATTCAGCTTCTGCGCCCCGAATGGATCACAGAAAACATCAGCGTCTGATCAACCAGGATGCTGCTCAACAAGCATCCCATGATTCAGCGTTTTGCGAATTGCAAATCGGTCGACACGAACGGGTTGGTTTGAACCTGACCGGGAGTGAAATCGGCCGAACCGGAAACCAACGTGGCGGCGACGTTCGAATCGGTTTCCGCTTCGCTCGACTGGGTTGCGACCGTTTTGGCCTTCGTCACCAAGTGTGGCGAAGACTCACCTGCCTTGCAGATGTACGGATTCGAGACAGGACCGACATACCCGCGTCGCTGGTTCATCGGCGCCGCTTGGCTGCGATAACCCGCTCCGGGACTGACAACCGGTGGCGAAGCAAACGGGCTGACACCATACGGTCGGTAGTGACGCGTGCCGTAGTAAACCGGTGGATTGGTCGCGAAATACGGCGGGTTCGGAATGCTGGATCGATACACCGATCCATAGGGCTGGTAGAAACCGTAAGGTTGGAACCCAAACGCGTAAGGCGATTGCGCAGAGGCTTCTTCGCAGCAGGCCACGCATCCAGCGAGAACGGCCAAACCCAAGAAAAGGCGTTGGATCGATCGCTTCAAGCGACTCGAACCTCGCGAAAAGGCAGATTTTTGAGACAACATAGCTGGCTCGCTTTCTCTCATTGAATGAGGTGTGATTGGATCATTTGGCAAATGTCGATCGTGAACACCCCCGTGCATGTTCCACCGTAGTCACCCGGCCAACCGTTGCAATCCAAACAACCAACCCGCAGCCGAATAATTCCTTGAATCCAAAGAGGAATTTTCCCGCACGACGTC harbors:
- a CDS encoding ABC transporter permease, which encodes MSRLKDFLKQIAPHVGLVAVLLVLVAVFSMLSNNFFQMSTLVSIANQVPDLTFLVVGMTLVLIIGGIDLSVGSLLAVSSAVLGVLMANYDWSIWAALPVAVLVASIGGGLNGAISIGFGIPSFIVTLGMLEIARGATKVVTDSQSIYIGSRIEWFGQPLPGAFVSPAFMTAIGTVILGQLFLTRTVWGRYCIAIGTNSEAVRMSGIRSAPLCIAIFAISGMMCGLAGLAQTSRLSTADPNAAIGIELAAIAACVIGGTSLMGGRGNVVRSFIGVLIIQVLQTGLAQVGVSDASKQIITGVVIVVAVLIDALRTRWGKT
- a CDS encoding sugar ABC transporter ATP-binding protein, whose amino-acid sequence is MTVALSVHGLTKRYGKVTVLDDVSIDFHAGHLHALLGANGAGKSTLCKIISGLVSASAGQMSLGGGDYQPVSKQDAEACGVQIVQQELNLIETLSVAENLRLASLPNRWGVLRMSELHRSAREILDRFGLPDVDTHTIVGSLGVGKQQMVEIAAALARDARVLILDEPTAALSGSESEELFSHLTRMREQGVAIIYISHRLEEVQQLSDEVSVLRDGRLVTTEPIANINREKMVAWMSSEEEADDDSRQPAASFVSHRREEVGLSVQGISCGMVNNVSFDVRRGERLGIAGLVGSGRTEMLRAIFGADVADSGHVSLSGGEAVRFTHPSQAVEAGFAMVTEDRKQNGLLLTQPIRANTSLAALATKFSAKGWIRQTAEAESASAIHASLETRCQSLEQLVSTLSGGNQQKVAVAKWLTRGAEVYLFDEPSRGIDVAARGKLYELFEELAKQGKTIVIVSSDLEELFETCDAIAVMSAGKMVTTFERENFSEDSILEASFAGQESKSPAGASDDQWKNQEVAP
- a CDS encoding sugar ABC transporter substrate-binding protein, with translation MFTATNFATAKRVGCFTALLSLLVSGCTSSSSTSQSKDDGNTKPRVALIMKSLANEFFSTMAKGAESHQAENADQYDLVVNGIKDERDVSRQVALVEEMVASGVDAIVIAPADSKVLVPALRRAIEAGVTVVNIDNRLDAEVLQQENISVPFVGPDNMAGAKTVGNYLAANRKGEKVAILEGIRTSFNAQQRLKGFEAAMKDAGMEIVSSQSADWEMSRANTVASSMLSEHPEISAILAANDSMALGAIAAVKSAGRAGEVQIVGFDNISAIQQAIQDGKVLATADQHGDQLAVFGIEAALKQLGSENSESDSSIEDVETPVDLITSETLVKE
- a CDS encoding NTP/NDP exchange transporter, translating into MNRLREWRDEFFRPGEIQLLVWSTAWFFCLLGGYYQLRPLREAEAFSRGSDEIPWLFLASFIAMLVASPIYASVANLGRGMRLVSRVYRFFELNLLVFFIAMQASDPNIAAWVGRVYFVWLSVFNLFVVSLMWSVFTDAYRSDQAKRLFGFISAGGTIGGIAGSAFASWLSQQADVSYVLIAGIVALELCQQCGRIFASALRKQNQANDESDNPIEETPALGTTADLPPTDDLASTDDADPPKEKHSMWVGIRAVWNSPYLLGLCLFMLALQACATTVYCEQADFIREANLNKADRFALMSKINLWVLSLTLAVQLLGTAALLRRLGMAIVLGVFPLIYVVGFAGLAFWPSLNWIVGLVVVHRAASYSVFAPGIQVLYTVVDRRTLYQAKGFLDTAVVRGGDVMSAQLFGLLRFSGLSLTAIAAGFLPLAVLTGLLGMRIGRKQAQMQQRGRPAGHD
- the argB gene encoding acetylglutamate kinase, with product MDQAIAKADALIEAMGWIRRFRGKTTVIKLGGSLLEDREALQHLLLDVIFMETVGLRPVVVHGGGKAITEAMAKAGIEAHFIRGRRVTDEKSLEVVEQVLAGELNVELTEMMERFGGRAVNLSPRTTCVLKGKKLIDPEGDDLGFVGEVTEVDRDVIESLAYTDQVAVIPSLCTDDKGQLYNVNADTAAMAVAQSLGADKLVFLSDVNGVRRDPEDPQTIIPALSADEARQLIADGVIKSGMIPKVEACLETLGRGVQKVHIIDGRLRHSLLLEIFTTDGVGTEIHP
- a CDS encoding aminotransferase class III-fold pyridoxal phosphate-dependent enzyme, whose product is MNASGSGDGPLGDNWINAIAGRLSPTGANSFRDALHQFADQPKWHGDAALRTTVVAQLRTLTNADASTIADCVPTSTRDQALEHALVAARRHYQSQNAADESAGDAALPPKCLCLVGSDHGRGIVARMASGKPSLRGNEWPLLPGFVHAPADRFVERIDSSTAIALVSPVDFSGVGQPLTAEWWAACRERCDETGTRLIVDHSDFPAAGNGYFFAHEMVAGISADAVILSAGLSGDLPGGLLVLSESLASHLDDTTQSSDLVGHLISSALSTLIETDALAIEADAFAIALAERIATRGCVRDLHACGHTVILELDVESQAWSQQAKTEQLVAHQCSEHSVLFQPPLLITDEQRSILIDRIDAVLAGLEGNQELAQPASDSATNADEAEVPSDIASENDADDAYDPDDEHAPDETDEESDVDEPEAEDAFEEDELDESADDDLEDEDEIDDEDEGGGEDDEDQTEQDETELEINELDEFESNEETEKL
- the argF gene encoding ornithine carbamoyltransferase, giving the protein MRHLLTLFDLTPHELHQILATAQTLKAKLKQGERPAILERYTLALLFEKPSLRTRVSFETGMNHLGGSSLFLGDDVGWGKRESPSDFTRVLGQFVDAVACRAKSHQRVEQLAEYNAVPIINSLTDLCHPCQAIADVLTLLENFGEVKGRHMVFVGDGNNVSRSLALACAMLDIQFTLARPDGYELDQPWLDRITEKFPNAKMNQTADPIAAVQTADAIYTDVWTSMGQEAESIARRAAFKDFQVNEQLLEAAPKTARVLHCLPAVRGEEITDAVMDGPQSDVIEQAGNRMHAQKALMIQLLRPEWITENISV